The Pyrenophora tritici-repentis strain M4 chromosome 3, whole genome shotgun sequence genome has a window encoding:
- a CDS encoding WD40 repeat protein, giving the protein MRLLHYTGGGELAWTKDLIGDDKIPSYAILSHTWDEGQEVTFDDLMKNSGKSKTGYNKIHFCASQAKRDGLDYFWIDTCCIDKSNNAELSEAIISMFRWYKNAERCYVYLSDVSSKPPGEGSDAHRKRKPVIRKSRWFTRGWTLQELIAPASVEFFSKEGERLGDKESLKQTLHEITGITMRALEGSPMTCFTVDERMQWAQGRNTKCEEDEAYSLLGIFDVQMPLLYGEKREKAWHRLRREIREHHSIDLPVVTGASFDSHNEEHNARCLPNTRTELLDAITTWANNTSGKPIFWLSGMAGTGKSTIARTVAESFFSRGQLGASFFFKRGEGERGNASRFFTTIATDLVVHEPGMLAGIKKALNEDSAISQRALKDQFEKLVLQPLLSIRQARSHGLARVIVIDALDECEREEDIRAILQLLAKTKHVQPVPLRIVVTSRPELHIRLGFQAMPNGTYQDLVLHEVPRNTIEHDIRLFLEHELGVIRKERMLASDWPAQHQILALVELAVPLFIYAATVCRYVGSKGSSPTAFLNKVLQYQKATFSQLDRTYLPVLDQLLCEQEEDEKETWLQAFREVVGSVVVLESPLSTVSLARLLQVPREEIQCRLDSLHSVLSVPDSEDAPVRLLHLSFREFLVDPQKQGKSPFWVDEKSTHKKLAFNCLKLMSGPSGLHQDMCSLPGPGTLRSEIDEGRITSSLSPDLQYACRYWVDHLKQGQQDILDRDTTYLFLQQHLLHWLEAMSLIRESSRCVDLLDSLQALAGPSAKLVSGFLYDAKRFVLRFQSVLTDAPLQIYYSALVFAPERSLTRKTFVDQVPERVKMLSTKETDWDECRSTLEGHSKYVNAVAFSPDGQLVASASSDKTVRLWEAATGTCRSTLEGHSHHVTAVAFSPDGQLVASASSDKTVRLWEAATGMCRSTLEGHSDHVTAVTFSPDGQLVASASGDKTVRLWEAVTGACRSTLEGHSEYVNAVAFSPDGQLVASASYDSTVRLWEATTGMCRSTLEGHSREVRVVAFSPDGQLVASASYDSTVRLWEATAGTCRSTLEGHSSVVNAVAFSPDGQLVASASGDKTVRLWVAATRTCRSTLEGHSSVVNVVTFSLDGQLVASASGDKTVRLWEAATGTCRSTLEGHSDDVTAMAFSPDGQLVASASSDKTVRLWEAATGTCRSTLEGHSREVRVVAFSPDGQLVASASYDSTVRLWDATTGRCRSTLEGYSREIRTVAFSPDGQLVASASYNSTVRLWEAATGRYRSTLEGHSSIINAVAFSPDGQLVASASGDKTVRLWVAATRTCRSTLESHSDDVTAVAVSPDRQLVASASGDKIVRLWEAATGTCRSTLEGHSYYVWALAFSPDGQLVASASGDKTVWLWEAATGTCRSKFESPSGYITYIDFSPDGQVLHTDKGDIPLPQTPCVTSLLRPQQQSFYVVVQDQWILCNQLRALWLPPEYRARSTAVREDIACLGLVSGRVVLLKIL; this is encoded by the exons ATGCGACTCTTACACTACACAGGTGGCGGCGAGCTTGCCTGGACAAAGGACTTGATCGGTGACGATAAGATCCCGTCCTACGCGATACTCTCTCATACCTGGGACGAGGGCCAAGAAGTAACCTTCGACGATCTGATGAAGAACAGCGGAAAGAGTAAGACAGGATACAACAAGATCCATTTTTGTGCATCACAGGCCAAGCGCGATGGTCTAGACTACTTCTGGATAGACACGTGCTGCATCGACAAGTCGAACAATGCAGAACTTTCGGAAGCGATCATTTCCATGTTTCGCTGGTACAAGAACGCAGAGAGGTGCTACGTGTATCTTTCTGATGTCTCTAGCAAGCCTCCCGGAGAAGGTAGCGATGCGCACAGGAAGCGGAAACCTGTGATTAGGAAGAGCAGGTGGTTTACGAGAGGCTGGACACTTCAAGAGCTTATCGCTCCAGCATCCGTTGAGTTTTTCTCCAAGGAAGGAGAGCGGCTTGGTGACAAAGAATCCCTGAAGCAGACTCTTCATGAGATCACTGGCATCACCATGCGAGCGCTTGAAGGCAGTCCAATGACTTGCTTTACTGTGGACGAACGGATGCAGTGGGCACAAGGACGCAACACAAAGTGCGAGGAGGACGAGGCGTACTCTCTTCTGGGCATCTTCGACGTCCAGATGCCGCTTCTGTATGGCGAGAAGCGGGAGAAGGCCTGGCACCGGTTGCGACGAGAGATTCGAGAGCATCACTCGATTGACTTGCCTGTTGTAACAGGCGCTTCTTTCGATTCGCATAACGAGGAACACAACGCACGATGCCTGCCCAACACCCGCACTGAGCTGCTGGACGCAATCACAACATGGGCGAATAACACGAGTGGCAAACCCATATTCTGGCTGAGCGGGATGGCCGGCACAGGGAAGTCTACGATTGCGCGGACGGTCGCTGAGTCGTTTTTCAGCCGCGGTCAGCTAGGAGCAAGCTTCTTCTTCAAGAGAGGTGAAGGCGAGCGCGGCAACGCTTCGCGTTTCTTCACTACCATCGCTACCGACTTAGTGGTGCACGAGCCAGGCATGCTAGCTGGGATTAAGAAGGCGCTTAATGAGGACTCGGCCATCTCACAGCGAGCTTTGAAAGACCAGTTTGAGAAGCTGGTGTTGCAGCCACTCCTCAGCATACGGCAGGCTCGTTCGCACGGCTTAGCGCGTGTTATTGTGATAGACGCGCTGGACGAATGCGAGCGAGAGGAAGACATTCGAGCCATTCTCCAGCTCCTTGCTAAGACAAAGCACGTCCAGCCAGTGCCGTTACGGATCGTGGTAACTAGCCGGCCCGAGCTCCACATTCGCCTTGGCTTTCAGGCGATGCCAAACGGCACATACCAAGACCTCGTCCTCCACGAAGTACCAAGGAACACGATCGAACACGACATCCGTCTGTTCCTAGAGCATGAGCTTGGTGTGATACGAAAAGAACGCATGTTAGCCTCAGACTGGCCAGCGCAACACCAGATCCTGGCGTTGGTCGAGCTAGCTGTGCCGCTGTTCATCTACGCTGCCACCGTGTGTCGGTATGTTGgtagcaaaggaagcagtCCTACAGCTTTTCTGAACAAGGTTTTGCAGTATCAAAAAGCGACCTTTTCGCAGCTAGATCGGACGTACCTCCCTGTGCTCGACCAGCTGCTTTGTGAGCAGGAGGAAGACGAGAAGGAAACGTGGCTTCAGGCTTTCCGAGAAGTGGTCGGCAGTGTTGTTGTTCTCGAAAGCCCGCTCTCTACTGTCTCACTTGCCCGGCTGCTTCAAGTTCCAAGAGAGGAGATCCAGTGCCGACTTGACTCTTTGCACTCTGTTCTTAGTGTTCCTGACAGCGAGGATGCGCCTGTTCGTCTTTTGCACTTGTCCTTTCGCGAGTTCCTCGTCGACCCCCAGAAACAGGGAAAGAGCCCGTTCTGGGTGGACGAGAAAAGCACGCACAAGAAGCTCGCCTTTAATTGCCTTAAGCTTATGTCTGGACCAAGCGGCCTACACCAAGATATGTGTAGCCTTCCAGGACCCGGGACCCTAAGAAGCGAGATTGACGAGGGGAGAATCACTAGTAGTTTGTCACCTGACCTGCAGTACGCGTGTCGTTACTGGGTCGATCATCTCAAGCAGGGTCAGCAAGATATCCTCGATAGAGACACGACCTACCTCTTTCTACAGCAGCACCTTCTTCATTGGCTCGAGGCCATGAGCCTTATAAGAGAATCCAGCAGATGCGTCGACTTGCTCGACAGCCTTCAGGCACTTGCCGGC CCATCTGCAAAGCTAGTTTCAGGCTTTCTTTACGATGCTAAGCGGTTCGTGCTGCGGTTCCAATCTGTGCTTACAGATGCGCCACTGCAAATCTATTACTCCGCGCTAGTGTTCGCACCAGAGAGGAGCCTAACACGAAAAACTTTTGTAGATCAAGTGCCAGAAAGGGTCAAGATGCTGTCTACGAAAGAAACAGATTGGGACGAGTGTCGCAGCACGCTCGAGGGTCATTCTAAGTATGTCAACGCGGTGGCCTTCTCGCCAGATGGGCAGCTGGTCGCGTCGGCATCTAGCGACAAGACAGTACGGCTGTGGGAGGCGGCGACAGGGACGTGTCGCAGCACGCTCGAGGGCCATTCCCACCATGTCACGGCGGTGGCCTTCTCGCCAGACGGGCAGCTGGTCGCGTCGGCATCTAGCGACAAGACAGTACGGCTGTGGGAGGCGGCGACAGGGATGTGTCGCAGCACGCTCGAGGGCCATTCCGACCATGTCACGGCGGTGACCTTCTCGCCAGACGGGCAGCTAGTCGCGTCGGCATCTGGCGACAAGACAGTACGGCTGTGGGAGGCGGTGACAGGGGCGTGTCGCAGCACGCTCGAGGGCCATTCTGAGTATGTCAACGCGGTGGCCTTCTCGCCAGACGGGCAGCTGGTCGCGTCGGCATCTTACGATAGCACAGTGCGGCTGTGGGAGGCGACGACAGGGATGTGTCGCAGCACGCTCGAGGGCCATTCCAGAGAAGTTAGGGTGGTGGCCTTCTCGCCAGACGGGCAGCTGGTCGCGTCGGCATCTTACGATAGCACAGTGCGGCTGTGGGAGGCGACGGCAGGGACGTGTCGCAGCACGCTCGAGGGCCATTCTTCTGTTGTCAACGCGGTGGCCTTCTCGCCAGACGGGCAGCTGGTCGCATCAGCATCTGGCGACAAGACAGTGCGGCTGTGGGTGGCAGCGACGAGGACGTGTCGCAGTACGCTCGAGGGCCATTCTTCTGTTGTCAACGTGGTGACCTTCTCGCTAGACGGGCAGCTAGTCGCGTCGGCATCTGGCGACAAGACAGTACGGCTGTGGGAGGCGGCGACAGGGACGTGTCGCAGCACGCTCGAGGGCCATTCTGACGATGTCACGGCGATGGCCTTCTCGCCAGACGGGCAGCTGGTCGCGTCGGCATCTAGCGACAAGACAGTACGGCTGTGGGAGGCGGCGACAGGGACGTGTCGCAGCACGCTCGAGGGCCATTCCAGGGAAGTTAGGGTGGTGGCCTTCTCGCCAGACGGGCAGCTGGTTGCGTCGGCATCTTACGATAGCACTGTACGGCTGTGGGATGCGACGACAGGGAGGTGTCGCAGCACGCTCGAGGGCTATTCCAGGGAAATTAGGACAGTGGCCTTCTCGCCAGACGGGCAGCTGGTCGCGTCAGCATCTTACAATAGCACAGTGCGGCTGTGGGAGGCGGCGACAGGGAGGTATCGCAGCACGCTCGAGGGCCATTCTTCTATTATCAACGCGGTGGCCTTCTCGCCAGACGGGCAGCTGGTCGCATCAGCATCTGGCGACAAGACAGTGCGGCTGTGGGTGGCAGCGACGAGGACGTGTCGCAGCACACTCGAGAGCCATTCTGACGATGTCACGGCGGTGGCCGTCTCGCCAGACAGGCAGCTGGTCGCGTCGGCATCTGGCGACAAGATAGTGCGGCTGTGGGAGGCGGCGACAGGGACGTGTCGCAGCACGCTCGAGGGCCATTCCTACTATGTCTGGGCGTTAGCTTTCTCGCCAGACGGGCAGCTGGTCGCATCAGCATCTGGCGACAAGACAGTATGGCTGTGGGAGGCGGCGACAGGGACGTGTCGCAGCAAGTTCGAAAGCCCTTCTGGGTACATCACTTATATTGATTTCTCGCCAGATGGCCAGGTACTTCACACGGATAAAGGCGATATTCCTTTGCCTCAAACCCCTTGTGTCACATCGCTCTTAAGGCCGCAGCAGCAGTCTTTCTACGTTGTAGTACAGGATCAGTGGATATTGTGCAACCAGCTACGTGCTCTGTGGCTTCCGCCAGAGTATCGAGCAAGGTCGACCGCTGTACGCGAGGACATAGCTTGTCTGGGGCTTGTATCTGGTCGTGTGGTTCTGCTAAAAATTCTTTAG
- a CDS encoding Trichoplein multi-domain protein, with translation MSNLGDLQKQLSQILAGAQAQGYKIEQIIPKEMRVHFQDIAELKTAREFIREMEKHEKDLQAENEELLAKLKEKEQEIEDQPADFRALKVDLQVAHRMIEFQKEISEVSTRRAKRAEQNFNKAARDQIASDELAAKIVRLQREIEQQQSTIRNLQEENQRAAEVFEALRAQDAETIVAKDAELADMLSHSSQVETESEQFNETFTTLIDSLETENCSSAALLNDKTLLLNKMETLYDVVVGEITPLDNFYARTLDMLQIFQGLFQTLSNPNPAAMATLPQDLDSLMTTASQDLSYYQDLYTSLSGTGSVAEQEVCRKLHSIFTSANAMLMVFSVIKVDAERFLGRLSSEPSTWASMKAKLGLSSTGTSKRFSVA, from the coding sequence ATGTCTAACCTCGGTGATTTGCAAAAGCAGCTTTCTCAGATCCTAGCCGGAGCGCAGGCGCAAGGCTATAAGATCGAGCAGATCATTCCAAAGGAAATGCGGGTTCATTTCCAGGACATTGCAGAGCTCAAGACGGCACGCGAATTCATCCGGGAGATGGAGAAACACGAGAAGGATCTGCAGGCGGAGAACGAGGAGTTGCTGGCCAAGCTTAAGGAGAAGGAGCAGGAGATTGAAGACCAGCCGGCTGACTTTAGGGCCCTCAAGGTTGATCTCCAGGTGGCGCACCGCATGATCGAGTTCCAGAAGGAGATTTCTGAAGTCTCAACACGCCGTGCAAAGCGTGCTGAGCAAAACTTCAACAAGGCTGCCAGGGATCAGATCGCTTCTGATGAACTGGCCGCGAAGATTGTTCGTCTTCAACGCGAGATCGAGCAGCAACAGTCCACCATTCGCAACTTGCAAGAGGAGAACCAACGTGCAGCTGAAGTCTTCGAAGCGCTCCGCGCTCAAGACGCAGAGACGATTGTAGCCAAGGACGCCGAGCTTGCCGACATGCTCTCCCACTCTTCCCAGGTTGAGACGGAAAGCGAGCAGTTCAACGAAACCTTCACTACCCTCATCGATTCTTTGGAGACGGAGAACTGCTCTTCTGCCGCACTGCTCAACGACAAGACCCTTTTGTTGAACAAGATGGAGACGCTTTACGATGTCGTTGTGGGCGAGATCACACCTTTGGACAACTTCTACGCCCGCACCCTTGACATGCTACAGATCTTCCAGGGCCTGTTCCAGACACTGTCGAATCCCAATCCCGCTGCCATGGCTACGCTGCCGCAGGATTTGGATTCTCTCATGACTACGGCTAGCCAGGACTTGTCCTACTACCAAGACCTGTACACTTCTTTGTCTGGGACTGGTAGTGTTGCTGAGCAGGAGGTTTGTCGGAAGCTCCATAGCATTTTCACTAGTGCTAACGCTATGCTCATGGTCTTTTCGGTGATCAAGGTGGATGCTGAGCGCTTTTTGGGTCGCCTGTCTTCCGAGCCTAGCACTTGGGCATCGATGAAGGCGAAGCTTGGTCTTTCTAGTACGGGTACTAGCAAGCGCTTTTCGGTGGCGTGA
- a CDS encoding GatA, Asp-tRNAAsn-Glu-tRNAGln amidotransferase A subunit and related amidase — protein sequence MVCILYFVFALHAAALGASCDVQQSSADVLDVDPLQNPYPYDFPPRYAAGTSALFAMPTCRGITLEEATIDQLQKYLSDRILTSTQLLECYLNRAHQVDGYINSIIELNPDANKIAATLDAERAAGRVRGPLHGIPFLVKDNIASKDRMETTAGSWMLLGSVVPRDAYVVAKLREAGALLMGKATLSEWADMRSNNYSEGYSARGGQARSPYNLTTNPGGSSSGSAAAVAANVVSFSLGTETDGSVINPAERNALVGIKPTVGLTSRAGVIPESIHQDTVGTFGRTLRDAAYAFNAIYGSDPRDNYTLAQEGRTPTGGYMRFLTEKTTLQNATFGLPWSSFWVYADEEQQSQLLTLIELIESAGGTVINKTELPNYQKIVSPNGWDWDYGGTRGYANESEYTVVKVDFYNNIKTYLAELENTNIRSLEDIVAYNYANDGTEGGNPWPLGIAAFYSGQDSFLASLESKGVMDETYYEALEFVQRSTREEGIDAALANNGRPLDALLVPPDVGQTYQIAAQAGYPMITLPAGVHSSTGMPYGLALMGTAWSEASLLKWASAIEDLQLSTAGALRRTLPCWYGYMERNIPVRNV from the exons ATGGTTTGCATCCTCTACTTCGTCTTTGCCCTCCATGCGGCGGCTTTAGGGGCGTCATGCGACGTGCAGCAGAGCTCTGCAGACGTCCTCGATGTCGACCCGCTCCAGAATCCTTATCCTTACGATTTCCCGCCTCGATATGCTGCTGGGACTTCGGCGTTGTTCGCTATGCCTACGTGTAGGGGTATCACCCTGGAAGAAGCCACGATCGATCAATTGCAGAAGTACCTAAGTGACCGCATACTTACATCCACTCAACTGTTGGAGTGCTATCTGAATCGAGCTCACCAAGTGGATGGATACATCAACTCTATCATCGAGCTGAACCCAGACGCGAATAAAATAGCTGCCACACTCGACGCTGAACGCGCAGCGGGTCGCGTTCGAGGGCCGTTGCATGGCATCCCATTCCTCGTCAAAGATAATATAGCCTCGAAAGACAGAATGGAAACGACCGCCGGAAGCTGGATGCTATTGGGAAGTGTAGTCCCTCGCGATGCATACGTCGTTGCGAAGCTGCGGGAAGCTGGTGCGCTTCTGATGGGCAAAGCAACCTTATCTGAATGGGCAGACATGCGATCAAACAATTATTCTGAAGGTTATTCGGCGCGTGGAGGTCAAGCGCGAAGTCCCTACAATCTGACCACGAACCCTGGTGGCAGCAGTTCGGGTAGTGCAGCGGCGGTCGCCGCCAATGTGGTATCGTTTTCCTTGG GGACTGAGACGGATGGAAGTGTCATAAACCCTGCTGAGCGTAACGCCTTGGTGGGTATCAAACCTACAGTTGGGCTTACATCTCGCGCTGGTGTAATACCGGAGAGCATCCATCAGGACACTGTGGGCACATTTGGACGTACACTTCGCGACGCTGCATACGCTTTTAATGCCATTTATGGAAGCGACCCGCGCGATAACTACACGCTTGCACAGGAAGGTAGAACTCCTACAGGAGGCTACATGCGATTCCTTACCGAAAAAACTACTTTGCAGAATGCCACATTTGGGTTGCCTTGGAGTAGCTTCTGGGTGTACGCCGATGAAGAACAGCAATCACAATTGCTGACGCTTATTGAACTGATTGAAAGTGCTGGCGGCACAGTAATAAACAAAACTGAGCTTCCCAATTACCAGAAGATCGTTTCACCGAATGGGTGGGACTGGGATTATGGCGGTACTCGTGGGTATGCTAACGAATCGGAGTACACTGTGGTCAAGGTTGACTTCTACAACAACATCAAAACGTACCTTGCCGAACTCGAGAATACGAACATCCGTAGTCTGGAAGATATTGTGGCTTATAACTACGCGAACGACGGCACTGAAGGTGGCAATCCCTGGCCTTTGGGTATAGCTGCGTTCTATTCGGGCCAAGACAGTTTCCTCGCGTCGCTGGAATCCAAGGGTGTAATGGATGAAACCTATTATGAAGCGCTGGAATTTGTCCAAAGAAGCACCCGAGAAGAAGGTATTGACGCAGCACTGGCAAATAACGGTCGCCCGCTTGATGCACTGCTTGTACCTCCAGATGTTGGTCAGACCTACCAAATTGCTGCGCAAGCTGGTTACCCGATGATCACTCTTCCAGCTGGTGTGCACTCGAGTACTGGTATGCCTTACGGGTTGGCGCTCATGGGAACAGCTTGGAGCGAAGCGAGCCTGCTGAAGTGGGCGAGCGCTATCGAAGACCTTCAGCTGAGTACCGCTGGCGCACTGAGGAGAACGCTGCCGTGTTGGTATGGGTACATGGAGAGGAACATTCCAGTGAGGAACGTGTAA
- a CDS encoding pathway-specific nitrogen regulator: protein MNQGADPTASANAAVPQPKPIRFVTNHDGPYAKRRRINSACLTCRKKKTRCSGERPVCGTCTQNKHECAGYGDDSSAADAQKDGKKTPRRESTVSTGAPSRPPEPPIDPQLTRPRLPHTISQNSDSSNINISPKTDLTTGSSGLSLNTRNRMPYFRYFGPTAIVPGLRQMVVKVRGKQPGSAQTTSDQYVVESSPAQPSVGSPPTTEARTPLEIPIYDASSMSPSPLITHLCKLFFIHLGCSFPFLQRERFLRDLEEKQVDAILVDAVCALAARFSTHPMLTGNGEQQKDSETDSQKVQPSDYGQAFAQRAKSAIPDAFPCPSVAVVQAALLLAYDEFGASRDSGLWMYLGIAIRMAQDLGMQSIGGLKYEGRHGPTPSSVKSDPEGGRPAEQTTSQETHGMSAEEQEQRAAERERLDTFWSIFFLDRVISSGTGRPVTLRDRDIEITFPSLDEVDSSGWPLPYPALIRVIHLYGRVTDLLNRIRSPADVTTDLHKQLGAWEDRLTSIYQNLSPKLHFNAVNFQQYVKLNQGTNFLLLHCWFHTLIVLLHQPTLLRTFEGTPQSLSSNSRELSMSSAKTVADILAFTELIDVKTGIGNPFTSQPIYIAACAFLKETAIHSASSQPQSRPASPAQNGENGSQKAATSQSLDRLNTVNDREQKQSAAKHTLLASAANQNYQRCYRALKALETYWAGVKYIMTVLDQKAKGVGEPLLYTAEEMESALEAPRPEPSFTSPGWRRKLSWGTYLTAQNSDGDVAKMAAAIRKGARTPNVPGSPMVHPSQAIGWSLTGTMNSPSTNVAVMYTSENGESRSTKPAPPKQPPASTQASITSVISEPQIKFESQPPPAPSTFTQFSSACMPPPPPNQAFSNMPAPDPVLVSDADLLLNLHSPFSGGSPTAIRAPMQNPTSYTRRTSHIQPSPQTEFSPTFTTFNTPSDNTFGDMVIDTQDVDMSLLGADMMPWDLEYLPHEMLYFNDGNFGNGEFGGDGGAPGNHATG from the exons ATGAATCAAGGAGCCGACCCGACGGCTTCTGCGAATGCTGCTGTGCCCCAGCCGAAGCCCATTCGTTTCGTCACCAACCATGATGGTCCCTATGCAAAGCGCCGTCGCATCAATTCGGCATGCTTGACGTgtagaaagaagaagacgcgcTGTTCAG GTGAACGTCCGGTGTGCGGGACCTGCACCCAAAACAAACACGAATGCGCCGGCTATGGAGACGACAGCAGCGCAGCCGATGCGCAAAAGGATGGCAAGAAGACTCCAAGAAGAGAGAGTACCGTCTCTACTGGCGCCCCTTCCCGGCCACCAGAGCCCCCCATCGACCCGCAGCTCACACGACCGCGCCTTCCGCATACTATCTCACAGAACTCTGACTCGAGCAACATCAACATCTCGCCAAAGACGGACCTCACTACCGGTAGTTCGGGCCTAAGCTTGAACACGCGGAATAGGATGCCATACTTCAGGTACTTTGGGCCGACAGCCATCGTACCTGGACTGAGGCAGATGGTCGTCAAGGTGCGCGGAAAGCAGCCTGGGAGTGCTCAGACCACGTCAGATC AATATGTTGTTGAATCTTCACCAGCACAGCCATCCGTGGGTTCGCCGCCTACAACTGAAGCCCGTACGCCATTGGAAATACCCATATACGACGCTTCATCAATGTCCCCCAGTCCACTCATAACCCATCTTTGCAAGCTCTTCTTCATCCACCTAGGCTGCTCATTTCCATTTCTGCAGCGAGAGCGCTTCCTGCGCGACCTGGAAGAGAAGCAGGTAGATGCGATACTTGTAGATGCTGTTTGTGCGTTGGCGGCCCGCTTCTCAACACATCCAATGCTGACTGGCAACGGCGAGCAGCAAAAGGATAGTGAGACTGATTCTCAAAAGGTTCAGCCTTCAGACTATGGCCAAGCATTTGCACAGCGAGCCAAGTCTGCCATTCCGGATGCCTTCCCATGTCCCAGTGTGGCCGTAGTCCAGGCTGCGCTGCTTCTTGCGTACGACGAGTTCGGCGCAAGCCGTGATAGTGGACTGTGGATGTATCTAGGAATTGCCATCCGGATGGCGCAAGATTTGGGTATGCAATCCATTGGTGGTCTAAAGTACGAAGGTCGGCATGGCCCTACGCCGAGTTCTGTCAAGAGCGATCCCGAAGGTGGGCGGCCGGCTGAACAGACTACATCGCAAGAGACGCACGGGATGAGTGCGGAAGAACAAGAGCAACGGGCCGCCGAGCGTGAAAGATTAGATACCTTCTGGTCGATATTCTTCCTGGACCGTGTCATTTCCTCGGGAACAGGACGCCCAGTCACTCTACGTGATCGCGATATCGAAATCACCTTTCCATCTCTGGATGAAGTCGATTCTTCGGGGTGGCCACTACCCTATCCTGCATTGATTCGCGTCATACATCTCTACGGTCGTGTAACCGATCTCCTCAACCGGATCAGGAGTCCTGCAGATGTTACGACGGACCTGCACAAGCAACTAGGGGCTTGGGAAGACCGATTGACAAGCATCTACCAGAACCTGTCGCCAAAGCTACACTTCAATGCCGTGAACTTCCAGCAATACGTCAAGCTTAACCAAGGCACAAACTTTCTGTTATTACATTGCTGGTTTCACACGCTAATAGTCCTGTTACATCAACCTACACTCCTCAGGACCTTTGAAGGAACCCCACAGTCACTGTCTTCCAATAGCAGAGAGCTCTCCATGTCTTCCGCAAAGACCGTTGCGGATATTTTAGCCTTCACGGAGTTGATTGATGTGAAGACTGGAATAGGCAATCCGTTCACCAG TCAACCCATATATATTGCTGCATGCGCATTTCTCAAAGAGACCGCAATCCATTCGGCTTCGTCGCAACCTCAATCTCGGCCCGCTAGTCCTGCTCAAAATGGCGAGAATGGTAGTCAGAAAGCGGCTACCAGCCAATCCCTCGATCGTCTCAATACTGTCAACGACCGGGAGCAGAAACAGAGCGCTGCCAAACATACACTGCTAGCATCTGCCGCCAATCAAAACTATCAACGCTGTTACCGCGCGCTCAAGGCACTGGAGACATATTGGGCGGGAGTCAAATACATCATGACTGTGTTGGATCAAAAAGCAAAAGGCGTAGGCGAACCGCTTCTCTACACAGCAGAAGAGATGGAGAGTGCGTTGGAAGCTCCCAGACCGGAACCCTCATTCACTAGCCCTGGCTGGAGAAGAAAGCTCAGTTGGGGCACGTACTTAACTGCACAAAACTCAGATGGCGACGTTGCAAAAATGGCTGCTGCCATTAGAAAAGGTGCAAGAACGCCAAATGTGCCCGGGTCGCCCATGGTGCATCCCAGTCAAG CTATCGGATGGTCACTCACTGGCACAATGAACTCACCATCTACCAATGTCGCCGTCATGTATACATCCGAAAATGGCGAGAGTCGAAGTACAAAACCCGCACCGCCCAAACAACCTCCAGCAAGCACACAGGCCTCTATCACATCGGTCATATCTGAGCCGCAGATCAAGTTCGAGTCACAACCACCCCCAGCGCCATCCACTTTCACACAATTCAGTTCAGCATGTATGCCTCCGCCACCACCTAACCAAGCTTTCAGCAACATGCCCGCACCAGATCCTGTACTCGTCTCAGATGCCGATCTCCTCTTGAACCTTCATTCACCATTCTCGGGTGGCTCGCCGACCGCTATAAGAGCACCGATGCAAAACCCAACATCGTACACGCGCCGTACGTCACATATACAGCCTTCACCCCAGACCGAGTTCTCGCCTACCTTTACCACATTCAATACCCCGTCGGACAACACGTTCGGCGACATGGTCATCGATACCCAGGATGTTGACATGTCTCTGCTCGGAGCCGACATGATGCCTTGGGACCTTGAGTACCTTCCGCACGAGATGCTTTACTTCAACGATGGTAACTTTGGGAACGGTGAGTTTGGAGGAGACGGCGGTGCGCCTGGCAATCATGCTACAGGGTGA